The DNA region ACCATAAGAACCTTGCCTAAGGCTATCGGGCACAGCATAAATTGCATCTTCACTGAGGGATGCAACCAGTGGCAACACTGACACACCAAGGACTAAACCAGCACTTAATGCATTAAATGGCTGAATTCCAGGGATTAATTTCTGGAGAAGCGGTGTCACAAAAAGTAGTGCGAAGTAACCATAAACCACACTCGGAATGCCTGAAAGAATCTCAAGGGCTGGTTTGAGCCATTTACGTACTTTTTTGGGCGCATATTCGCTAAGACAAACAGCTGCTAACAACCCTAAAGGTAATGAAACGCATAGTGCAATGCAGGTCGTCATTAAAGTTGAGGTGACCAAGACAGAAATACCAAAGCTCTTATTAAAAAACAATGGTGTCCATTTTGTGTCGGTTAAAAACTGAGACAGAGGAACTTCTTGGAAAAATCCTGCGGCATCAATCACAAGGGTGAAAACAATGCCAAATGTGGTGAATACTGAAATAACAGCAAATAGGCCAAAGA from [Leptolyngbya] sp. PCC 7376 includes:
- the pstC gene encoding phosphate ABC transporter permease subunit PstC, which codes for MTISPFPKLVNADLWRANRTASKWSQRLIVGIFGLFAVISVFTTFGIVFTLVIDAAGFFQEVPLSQFLTDTKWTPLFFNKSFGISVLVTSTLMTTCIALCVSLPLGLLAAVCLSEYAPKKVRKWLKPALEILSGIPSVVYGYFALLFVTPLLQKLIPGIQPFNALSAGLVLGVSVLPLVASLSEDAIYAVPDSLRQGSYGLGATKRETITNVVLPAALSGIVSSFILAISRAIGETMIVTIAAGQSTTLNFNPLESVSTMTAFIVQVSLGDAAAGSLAFKTIYAVGLTLFLITLSLNILSYWFVRRFRQKYE